The Oncorhynchus nerka isolate Pitt River linkage group LG13, Oner_Uvic_2.0, whole genome shotgun sequence sequence tgattgagaaccactccagacagccatagactttcctagaacaccctactaagctacaatcccactaacatacacaccaaaacccccagacaaaacacaccacaatacaaaaactccatgccacaccctggcctgacccaatacatgaagaaaaacacaaaatacatagaccagggcgtgacacaaacaaaggtttctgtaccaaatattaagttctgttttttgatgtatcaaatacttatgtcatgaataaaatgcaaatgaattacttaaaaatcatacaatgtgattttctagatttttgtttGAGATTcctctctcacagttgaagtgtacctatgatacaaatgacagacctctacatgctttgtaagtaggaaaacctgaaaatcatcagtgtatcaaatacttgttctctccactgtctgatgaaaacaacttgaactctttggcctgaatgccaagcttcacgtatggaggaaacctggcaccatccctatggtgaaacatggtggtggcagcatcatggtgtggtgttgtttttcagtggcagggactaggacactagtaaagatagagggatagattaatggagcaaagtccagagaaatccttgatgaaaacttgctccagactgctcaggacctcagagtggggtgaaggttcaacttccaacaggacaacgaccctaagcacacagccaagacaacgcaggagtggcttcggaacaagtctctgaatgtccttgagtggcccagcgagagcccggacttgaacccaattgaacatctttggagagacctgaaaatagctgtgcagcgatgctccacctccaaccttacagagcttgagaggatctgaaaagaaggatgggagaaactctccaaatacagttgtgccaagcttgtagcgtcatacccaaaaagacttgagtatgtaatcgctgccaaaggtactccaacaaagtactgcgtaaagggtctgaattcttatgtaaatgtgatttttcagtTTAGAATTTTGTATAAATTAGCAAAcgtttctaaaaacctttttttgttttgtcattattgggtattgtttgtagattgatgagggacaaaaaatatttaatcaattttagaatgaggctgtaacgtaacaacatttggaaaaagtcaagggatctgaataatttccgaaggcactgtacgtaGGGTTAGATTAAAGCAGTGGTTTTCAAATTTCTCTTCTGAGACCCCACGACGTTTCACAGTtttgttgtaaccctgaactagTTGACCTGATTCCCCAAATCATGGGCTTTATAATTAAATGACAAGTTGAATGAGTTGTTCTAGCTCTGGAGCAGTTCAAATACATGGAATGGCTTGGGGTCCGAGAGGAAAGGTTTGAAAACCCCTGGTTTAGAGTAAGGACTTACCAAATGTGTCCACTGTACCTGGATGCCTCATGGACAATCCTACAGCAACAGAAGCCGCGTTTATGGTGGTGTTGCTGTTATGGTtggtgttgttattgtttttgttgctgGTGTTGTTGGCGTTGTTGGTGTTGCTATTGTTGGTGTTCTTGGTGTTGTTATTGGTGGTGGTGCTGTTTttattgttgttggtgttgtttggtttgctgttgttggtggtggtgctgTTGTTGTTGGGTTTGCCGTTATTGTTGGTGTTGTTTTTGAGCCAAGTTACCTTCTCACCTGTTAGCCACATTGTGAAGGAGACAATGATGATAGCGGTCTCTGATGTCACAACGTCTAAAACATTCTGTTAGGAATTTACCCCATGATACCATTCCTCACCCCATGCCCCTTTAAGCCATTTAATATCAccttcctgtctttctctcagcaGTCTGAGAACTGGTGAAGGTTAAAGTTACACACTGATCCCAGCAAATATTCACAAACGTGTCAAATGCTCACAAATGATTTAAATGAGGCTGCCTATTCCACTGTGCCGTGCGGAcatcagagaggagaagggtgaCATTGATGAACCATCTGTTCACCGAGTATCACCCTAGGCAGCCATGCTGATGGACAGAGCCCTGGGCTTTCTGACTCTGGAAAATACCAGCTCAGCGACTTTGGTGTAATAATTATGTACCAACTGTGAAGCCATCGTGTACTGTGCCCCATCTCTCTGGATTACAGAAAGAAAAGTTGAAAGAATATTTTAGGAAGTTTGTGAGCAATTTTGTTTTTGTGGAGGCTGTCATTTTCTTTGGGACTGCTTTATGCCACCACTGAACCTAtcagggcctgtgtgtgtgtgtgtgtgtgtgtgtgtgtgtgtgtgtgtgtgtgtgtgtgtgcgtgcgtgtgtgtcttatGTGTCTGAGGTCCTTTAGCGGTGAGCAGCATAAACTTTCTCATATAAGCCTACGCTCCGGGCCATGAACTCTAATATTTCAATCACATTCAGTGGAGCTTAGAAAAATGTCTTATTACTCATGATCAAAGGGGTTCTGCGAAAGAGATGTGGAGAGTCAAAGAGAATATGCATGGAGAATTGTAGGCAGATCACTTTTATTGAATATTGAAGAATTTTGCTGGACTGCTGATATTAACCGTTTGTTGTTGTAAAGGTCCTTGTTACTTTGTCTTTGAAGCAAGCTGAAATTAATTAAAATATGCTAAATATGAGCTAAATAGAAAACATAAACAACAAATAACTGCGAGCACTCCCCCAAAAAATGCGAATAAAAATGTAATTCCAAATGACATTGATCTGGGCAGTTAATGCAATATTGAAAATGATCCGTGAGAACGTTTATTGCCCTTCCAGAAAATGAAACTTTAAAGTAACTTAAAGTAAAATGATGGCTCTCCTCTCAAGTATGTTAGTGGAAGTTACAATGAATACAAATTTAAGTGGAAATTAAGATATTTCTTTGTGGTTAGTAGTgaacaaaaaaacaaataaacattGAACAATATTTTTTACCTTTGCTCATCAAATTTAATTAAACTGTTTACATCTGTCATCTGAACAAATCTTAAAAGAGCTACTATGACTACCTactaggacagcggagtcaatcaccaccttccggagacacctgaaaccccacctctttaaggaatacctaggataggataaagtaatccctctcaccccccccccccccttaaaagatttagatgcactactgttccactggatgtcataaggtgaatgcaccaatttgtaagtcgctctggataagagcgtctgctaaattacttaaatgtaatgtaaatgtaccaaGCTATACCATAACTACCAAGAGCCATTAGCCATTACAGTATGGCTGCACATCAGCTGCATGGTGGGCACTGAAAACGAGTTAAATGCTACATTTAGCTATTTTCCTCCTTCCAACACCAGATACCTTCCCTAGCCCTGAGTTATTTTCCACCTCCACCAGCAACAGTGCCTCAAACTGGGTTCAAATACTGTTTGAACTATTTAAAATAATGTGAGCATTTATTTAGCCTGCCTGGACTGCCAGATGGAAGGGATTTAAGTTTCCATGACTATCCAATCCATTCCTATTCCTATTGCGCCAGTCAAAGACGTCAGATATTATTTTAACACAGGTTTGTTAATTTAACAATGAGTGGAAAAGAGAGTTAGTCTATTAGAGCGGAGGTAGAAGAAGAGCATGCCTATTTCTCCTGTTGATTCCCTCTCCAGATTGATATCTCCATGGCTcccttgggtcctctcctcttcctcccctcttcctctcttctcctcttcctctcctcttgctctcttcttcctctcctctcttcctactctcctcttcctctcctctcttcttcctctcctctccttcaatgACAATTGCCACGTGTGTATTTTTTCTTTGAATATACAGCCAGGTTGTCATGTGTGTTGAATCTTTTCGTGAAATCATGAGCAATATAGAGATCATGGATCGCAATATACAAAAACCTTATTTTGTGTTCCTGTCATTTGCCCTGAGGCATCTTATGCAAGTGTCATACTGCGTTTGAAGTTACTGATAAAGCAAGATCTTGCCGCACGCAAACCATATGAACAAAGAAACAGTGGTATGGCTATTCCAAATGGTATTTTAGGACCTATTGGTCCGTATAGATCTTTTTCAAATAGCTTTCCGAGGTCATACTAAAATAATATTTGGACAGGAGGTGTACGAATAAGTCTGTGTGAATCATTTCAAGTCACTTTTAGAGGTAACACCAAAAGCACTTTGATGAAAGATGTGTAAGGGCAGGCTTTCAGACATATCAGACAGACATATCAGCGTTGGTGACATTAGACCAGATCAACTCCCCCCACAAAAGTAAAAAGCAGAGAATATAAACACTTTTTAGGGTTCATATGGAAAGCATTCAGGGCAATCCTGTAGACAAAAGGTGTATGGGTACTCTTTTTAGTCATGTCAGCATTGGTGGCATAAGAGCTGGTGCCCTTAGACCCCGCTACAAAGTACAGAACTGAAAAAGACAAAATATAGTGAAAGACAGATAGGATATGTGGTCTCTAGGAAGATTGATGTAGTCCAGTCCTGCTTTAGTAGATTCATGAAATCTGTTTCATGAGCGGGATATGGGGAtagctagtcagttgtacaactgaatgcattcaactgaaatatgtcttccgcatttaaccctgaattagagaggtgcggggggctgccacaaTCAACATTCATGGCGATCGGCATCCACAACATCCTAttggttactggcccatcgcgctaaccactacgctacctgccgcCAAGTGAGCTCatgctggtgacacacacacacagcagagcaaGCGCGTCACTCACCCAGGCAGCGGGTGCCAGTATCCCGTGGAGGACCGAGAGGAGAAAGAACTAAATGCAGAGTACTACCGGGGCTGAGATACCGAAATCAGGCCAGGGTTGACAAAGCACCACAAAATATGAGCCTGCCCTGCCGCTGTAGGCCAGGCCCAGATATGAACAGTCCACAGGGCAATTcaggcaaatgccagatgggctggtccatctttagcccagtgggcctgtcaATACTGTTTATTGTAAGAAGAAATTGCATAGAATAGTTGTTATTTGGCTAATAATTGGGGCCTCCTGGAAACAAATTAGCTGGAGAAAGGGCCTCGAAGGAAATAAATGGGCCAGTATGTTAGAAATGGGCCGATTTGTGGTCCCAGTCCATCCCTGCCTGGCCTGCCATCTGTTTAGAAGGAACTTGGGAAAAAGTTAGGGTATACTTACTGTACGCTTAGGTGATATGTTATGTGAGTGAGGTGACACTAGCTGCTGTTCACTGTAGATCTCAGGgccatttttttttacaacatcTGAGGGATCTTTTTATAGCATTATGGGGAATATATTTTTCACATACCTCATTAAAATAGCATAACAGAATGTTGTTGTACATTTTTGATGATGTAATCCCTGTGTTAGCAGTGCAAGAGGAAACCTGCCTCTGCTATTATTTATGTTATGCAATATGTCCTTGTGTCCTTTAGATTATAGATCATCAATGTTGCGTTAAGGTTTCATATGTCCATGTGCAAAGAAATTCAGACACTGCCAAAGGCCCACTATACTTTTGGACATGTATTACATTACATCGTGTTCATGAACAATAGTCTGAAGAAGCAAAATACGATTGAGCAGTTATGAGTGATTCTGTTTGAATCTGTGTGATTGTGTTACTGGTTATACTGAAGAGCTATACTGAAGACTATACCTCTAATGCCTAAAAAGAACACATCAATAACCAACCAGTTATATGAAAGGAGACCTTTTATTCATAATATATTCATACTTGTACACAAGTAAAATAAAATGCATATCTATGAATCCATTGCAATCTCTGTAAAACATTTAGCCAGCTTTCTATTAGCCAATGCTACCTGTATCCATACTGTGATGAAAACAGAACTCAAACTGGGAAACAATAAACATTTCTCTTTACTGAAATACGTATAAACATAAAAAACATAACAGTACCCAACAAATGCATCActtttttttataaataatgGGGGGGTAGGGCATGAAAAtctattttttttataaataatgggggggggggcatgaaaatctatttttttataaatgtttttgtGTGCGTTCAGCCGGCCCTCGGAATTGATGTTTTTTCCTATTTTTTCAGTGGTCTGTCTCAGCAGTCACTGTTGTTGCAGTAAAAGCTTTTTGAGAGGGAAATAGGAATAAGGAGAGTCTCCAAAGTGGTGCAGCTTAGACACGGTACAATAaagtacatacagaacaaacaatTTGGGCACCGATTTATTATATACATTAGATATGATGTGTTCTGTAAAGGCATCCATTTTGTTAAATTGTATTTTAACTTCTTTTGTAGTTTAACTTCAAGGACATAGTCCTTGTTACCCTGGTAATCTGTCCAAACCTGACCTCCTGGTTTTCAGTCTCTAGGCTATTATTGGAGGTCAGAGGTCACTGCAGAAGGATTCTGTATTATTGTCATGAGCATTAATAACAATCTGTGAGTCCCAGCAATGTATATTTAGCATGTGATCTAATCCCAGCCAGGCCCTAAGGTCCTAAGACATGGCCAACGAGAACCAGATCCAGATTATGGACATGAAGAGAGAACTCAGCGCCACCTGCATTGTAGATCCATGGCCTTTGAGACACTGGGCGTCAGATTTGGGCTTTTTAGTGCACTTCTTTTTCTTCCTGGTTGGGGCTGTAGAGGGTTCCAGGTCTTCAATTTGAACCAATGACTGGTCAAGGTTGTTGGACAGGGTCCCCAGAGGCCCGTCGTTGAGACTCTGCTTATTCCGGATGGTCTCGTTTTTCGTTCGCTCATGCTCTCTGAATTTGGTCTTGGATATGTTCTCCTTCTCCTTGAGGGGGTTGTTGGTGATTTGACGGCTGTTGTAAGATGAGGGGTCAGCGATCGTTTTCCCGGAGATGATAGAGGACTTATCGTTGTCTGGAAGACAACATCTGGGAATTCCATCTCCCAGAGGATTTTCAGTGGAGGGGGATTTTCCGGAACGCGGCTTGGAGCTGAAGAGCTGGGTCTGGATCTGGGGTGTCTCCACACACCCTTCCAGGTCGTTACTCTTCAGCCGTTTCAGGTCCTTCCCGAACAATTCCAGGGGGACGTTACATTCGAGCTCAGAGCTGGAGCCCTTGAAGCGTTTGAACCAGTCCCATAGGGTACTGGCCCGACAGTCACACACCCACTGGTTCCCATTGAGACGCAGGTATTGCAGGGACACCAGCGGGTCCATGGTCTCCCCGGTCAGCACGGTAAGGTTGTTGTAGAACAGGAACAGCGTGGTCAGCTTCCCCAGGTCGCTGAATGCCCTCGGCTGGACGTAGATGACCCGGTTCTGGTGTAGCAGCAGGCGGTCAAGGTTGATGAGGCCGCGCAGCATGTGGTCCGATACGGTCTTGATCTTGTTGTTGTGCAGGAACAGATAGGTGAGGTTGGCCAGGTCCAGGAAGGTGTCGTTGTGCAGGGCcagcaggttattgtcctgcaggTAGAGGTACTGCAAGGAGAACAGTCCCTGGAACGCTCCGACAGGTAACTCCGACAGGCCGCACCTGTGCAGGTGGAGGGTGTGAAGCTTGGACAGACCCCTGAAGGCTGTCGGGCTGATGATCCTCAGGTTACTGTTGTCCCCAATGTCCAGCTCCTCTAGCCGCTCCAGACCGTAGAAGGCCCCGGCCTCAATGTGGCTGATATTGTTGGAGTACATCCAGAGGACGGTAAGGTTGTGCACGGAGCTGAAGCTGGTGGAGCGGACCACGGTCAGCTTGTTGCTCTGGAGAAATATACGCTGGCTCCGCACAGGGATCTCGGTAGGGATGGAGAACAGTCCTTGCTGCTGGCAGGCCACGGTGGGCCGTGGTTCGCTGTAACACACACATTTGGCCGGGCAGCCATCCACTCCTCGAGACACCAGGTTTAGCCACACAACCAGGAACAGGAGTCGCCcccctggagggagggagggaaagagcgagagagagggggaaaaaggtggagggggagaaagagagaaagagggtcagTTTTGGAAACTACGTAAAAAATACTTCATCTTCATCTTCATTTCCATGTAAACGTTGCTCCTAGAAGGTTTCTAAATGTGATTTTTGTCATTTTAACACCTCTGCCTCACCTCTCTTCATTGGTTTTTGATTGTTATTTCCTGTAAAGCAAATCAGCAATATTGCTCTCTGGTAGCAATGGTAATCTTCTGCAATCAGACATTGCCCTAAGATATTCACATTTTTACATCAGTACATATCCCTTCCCTCAAATCACCAATGCAGTGCTTTCCTTCACATTTACAAATGGCATATATACAGTTTAAGCAACATCCACCTTCAAATCCAGTATAAACAGGGAAATAGCTCTCTTTTTACTAGTGATGCAGTGTGTCTATAAAGAGAGAGCAGTCGGTGGTTATTTGGCCCTGGGGACCCATTTCCTCTCTGCTATCGACGCAAGCATGAAGCCCCGGGCAATCGAGGAGAGGGGTCCCGAGAAGCTGATTCATTAAATATGGGTGGGTCGATTTTATGCTGAATTAGCCAGCACTAATAGGTTGGACGTAACTAATGGCATCCTAGAGATTTCTGACCTTTTGACATGTATCTTGTCGTGTAAAGATACGTGTAGTGGGGCTTGGTGCTGGTTGCCAGGGTGGAGAGCTGACCTTGGTTTAAATATTGGAGATCACTTAAATTATGTTATTTGTGTTTTACTGTGCTTGTCTGTTTCaatatacagtggcttgtgaaagtattcaccccacttggcatttttcctattttgttgccttacaacctggaattaaaatagatttttgctGGGTTTGTAtcttttgatttacacaacatgcctaccacgttgaagatgcaaaatattttttaatgtgataca is a genomic window containing:
- the LOC115140332 gene encoding reticulon-4 receptor-like; its protein translation is MYSKIMKTSLVEGGRLLFLVVWLNLVSRGVDGCPAKCVCYSEPRPTVACQQQGLFSIPTEIPVRSQRIFLQSNKLTVVRSTSFSSVHNLTVLWMYSNNISHIEAGAFYGLERLEELDIGDNSNLRIISPTAFRGLSKLHTLHLHRCGLSELPVGAFQGLFSLQYLYLQDNNLLALHNDTFLDLANLTYLFLHNNKIKTVSDHMLRGLINLDRLLLHQNRVIYVQPRAFSDLGKLTTLFLFYNNLTVLTGETMDPLVSLQYLRLNGNQWVCDCRASTLWDWFKRFKGSSSELECNVPLELFGKDLKRLKSNDLEGCVETPQIQTQLFSSKPRSGKSPSTENPLGDGIPRCCLPDNDKSSIISGKTIADPSSYNSRQITNNPLKEKENISKTKFREHERTKNETIRNKQSLNDGPLGTLSNNLDQSLVQIEDLEPSTAPTRKKKKCTKKPKSDAQCLKGHGSTMQVALSSLFMSIIWIWFSLAMS